The following are encoded together in the Raineyella sp. LH-20 genome:
- a CDS encoding DsbA family protein, with product MPTNTPSNRASSAPPTGNRRQQLAAQAAQAERDRTIRRRVGLALLVAVLAAAIFAGVWLGGSAISSRSTAATASSGAQDNGVITVGSATAPVRVEVYQDFMCPYCGRFERANGDDVAHLVADGTVRLELHPLSFLDPSSQGSQYSTRSANAFVTAAKADPQHILAFNSALYANQPAEGTPGLTDQQLAQLAVGAGIDPAVAGSFTAMTYRGWVQDGTTKAFADGINATPTIRINGTTWTGDPYTPGTIKAAIQAAPHE from the coding sequence ATGCCCACGAACACCCCATCGAACCGCGCCTCCTCGGCCCCTCCCACCGGGAACCGCCGCCAGCAACTGGCCGCACAGGCCGCGCAGGCCGAGCGTGACCGGACCATCCGCCGAAGGGTCGGACTCGCCCTCCTGGTCGCCGTCCTCGCGGCAGCGATCTTCGCGGGAGTCTGGCTCGGCGGCTCGGCCATCTCGTCGCGCTCGACCGCAGCGACAGCCTCCTCCGGGGCCCAGGACAACGGCGTCATCACGGTCGGCTCCGCCACCGCACCGGTCCGTGTCGAGGTCTACCAGGACTTCATGTGCCCCTACTGCGGCCGCTTCGAACGAGCCAACGGCGATGACGTCGCCCACCTCGTCGCGGACGGCACCGTACGCCTGGAGCTCCACCCGCTGTCATTCCTCGATCCCTCGTCGCAGGGTTCGCAATACTCCACCAGATCGGCCAACGCCTTCGTCACGGCGGCCAAGGCCGACCCCCAGCACATCCTCGCCTTCAACAGCGCCCTCTACGCCAACCAGCCGGCCGAAGGCACGCCGGGGCTGACCGACCAACAGCTCGCCCAGCTCGCGGTCGGTGCCGGCATCGACCCGGCAGTGGCAGGGAGCTTCACCGCAATGACCTACCGCGGATGGGTCCAGGACGGCACCACGAAGGCTTTCGCCGACGGGATCAACGCCACCCCGACGATCAGGATCAACGGCACCACATGGACCGGAGATCCGTACACCCCCGGCACGATCAAGGCGGCGATCCAGGCGGCCCCGCATGAGTGA
- a CDS encoding serine hydrolase domain-containing protein gives MRTPSARATAVMPAETAAALDAAAAEGLTAAATSGAVVAVRSPQGTWTKAYGVADPTTKAPMTTDVHQRIGSVTKTFTGTLVLQLAQQGKLTLDDPISTYVPGVPNGKDVTLRMLLTMTSGIASYTLDQAFTDKLFADPQRTWTPDELLAVGLALPPQFAPGAKFDYSNTNTILLGKVIEKVTGKPYADVLTEQVLLPLGLSTTSMPSASDSLPAPHASGFTLQGTPDGSTTPINTTDWNPTWAWTAGQMVSSVDDLLVYGRALGTGQGLLDTTAQVDRLSSFPGTAGYGLAVGCIDGWVGHTGELPGYNTTLFYDTTNDTTVVVLANSDIPSGGCTASKTLPDTPKGLPCMDPAVRIFTAVSAATGHAFTPNPKS, from the coding sequence GTGCGTACGCCCTCGGCCCGGGCCACGGCGGTGATGCCCGCGGAGACCGCAGCGGCGCTGGATGCCGCGGCCGCCGAGGGCCTCACGGCGGCCGCCACGTCGGGTGCCGTCGTGGCGGTCCGGAGTCCGCAGGGGACGTGGACGAAGGCGTACGGGGTGGCTGATCCGACCACGAAGGCCCCGATGACGACCGATGTCCACCAGCGGATCGGATCGGTCACCAAGACCTTCACCGGCACGCTCGTCCTCCAGCTCGCCCAGCAGGGCAAGCTGACGCTGGACGACCCCATCAGCACGTACGTTCCGGGCGTTCCGAACGGCAAGGACGTCACCCTGCGGATGCTGTTGACCATGACCAGCGGGATCGCCAGCTACACGCTGGACCAGGCCTTCACGGACAAGCTGTTCGCTGACCCGCAGCGGACCTGGACGCCGGACGAGCTGCTGGCCGTCGGCCTCGCCCTGCCGCCGCAGTTCGCCCCGGGGGCGAAGTTCGACTACTCCAACACCAACACCATCCTGCTCGGCAAGGTCATCGAGAAGGTCACCGGCAAGCCGTACGCCGACGTCCTCACGGAGCAGGTGCTCCTTCCGCTGGGGCTGTCGACGACGTCGATGCCGAGCGCCTCGGACTCGCTGCCCGCGCCGCACGCCAGCGGATTCACTCTGCAGGGCACCCCCGACGGGTCGACGACCCCGATCAACACGACCGACTGGAACCCGACCTGGGCCTGGACCGCCGGCCAGATGGTCTCGTCGGTCGACGACCTGTTGGTGTACGGGCGGGCCCTCGGCACCGGCCAGGGGCTCCTCGACACCACGGCACAGGTGGACCGGCTGTCCTCCTTCCCGGGCACGGCCGGTTACGGCCTGGCTGTCGGCTGCATCGACGGGTGGGTGGGCCACACCGGGGAGCTGCCGGGCTACAACACGACACTGTTCTACGACACGACCAACGACACCACGGTGGTCGTGCTGGCCAACAGCGACATCCCCTCCGGTGGATGCACCGCGTCGAAGACCCTGCCGGACACTCCCAAGGGGCTGCCCTGCATGGATCCGGCGGTGCGGATCTTCACCGCGGTCTCCGCCGCCACCGGGCACGCCTTCACGCCCAATCCCAAGTCCTGA